In a genomic window of Saccharomyces paradoxus chromosome X, complete sequence:
- the BCK1 gene encoding mitogen-activated protein kinase kinase kinase BCK1 (MAPKKK acting in the protein kinase C signaling pathway~similar to YJL095W) — translation MPFLRKIAGTAHTHSRSDSNSSVKFGHQPTSSIASSKSSSKSPRATSRKSIYDDIRSQFPNLTPSSTTSQFYESTPATEQSFNWTTEDHISAGTLETPTSLTNTSYKNENAPGSLSDSRKSSGGNSLNSLSFDKLILSWDPTDPDEWTMHRVTSWFKFHDFPESWILFFKKHQLFGHRFIKLLAYDNFAVYEKYLPQTKTASYTKFQQLLKKTMTKNVTNSHIRQKSATKFKGSRSSSESIKSKLKNSKSQEDISNSRSTSESALSPTKSGPSKSDEKNFLHSTQTHQKTKSASSLYRRSFISLRGSSSSNASSVKSPSNIKLSIPARPHSIIESNNTLTRSATPPASPSYPSIFRRHHKSSSSESSLLNSLFGAGIGEEPSTKPNPQGHSLSSENLAKGKSKHYETNVSSPLKQSSRPTSDDKGNLWNKFKRKSQIGVPSPNTVAHVASQAAPSLKSNSSTATLTVQTGDVAVPSPSSSPPLMPKISNKSLEVTNTEGTPELSSTTTSSKETYLGGGNTDKTVPAPVNNQKYSVKNFLLEQKFYPMKKTTLNDNENKYILVTKDNINFIPVNLKSVKRLSNFKEAALTKLGVNHKNVTFHMTDFDCDIGAAIPDDTLEFLRKSLFLNTSGKIYVKDQMKLQQKPKAAPFSSENNVPLKSVKSKSSMRSGTSSLIASTDDVSIVTSSSDITSFDEHTSGSGRRYPQTPSYYYDRVPNTNANEELNYWNIKEVLSHEENAPKLVFKTSPKLELNLPDKANKLNIPTPITENESKSSFQVLRKDEGTEIDFNHRRESPYTKPELAPKREAPKPPTNTSPQRTLSTSKQSKPIRLVRASTKISRSKRSKPLPPQLLSSPIEASSSSPDSLTSSYTPASTHVLIPQPYKGANDSKRRLKTDQDSTSTSPSLKLKQKVNRSNSTVSTSNSIFYSPSPLLKRGNSKRVVSSTSAADIFEENEITFADAPPMSDSDESSDNDSSSSDDIIWSKKKTALETNNESKKDEKSDNISTHSDEIFYDSEMQDKVERKMTFRPSPEVVYQNLEKFFPRANLDKPITEGIASPTSPKSLDSLLSPRNMSSSRAEPSTPSRPVPPDSSYELTQDGLGGKNKPLNQTKTPKRTKTIRTIAHEASLARKNSVKLKRQNTKMWGTRMVEVTENHMVSINKAKNSKGEYKEFAWMKGEMIGKGSFGAVYLCLNVTTGEMMAVKQVEVPKYSSQNEAILSTVEALRSEVSTLKDLDHLNIVQYLGFENKNSIYSLFLEYVAGGSVGSLIRMYGRFDEPLIKHLTTQVLKGLAYLHSKGILHRDMKADNLLLDQDGICKISDFGISRKSKDIYSNSDMTMRGTVFWMAPEMVDTKQGYSAKVDIWSLGCIVLEMFAGKRPWSNLEVVAAMFKIGKSKSAPPIPEDTLPLISQVGRNFLDACFEINPEKRPTANELLSHPFSEVDETFDFKSTRLAKFIKSNDKLNSSKLRITSQENKTA, via the coding sequence ATGCCCTTTTTGAGGAAAATAGCGGGAACAGCACATACACATTCTAGGTCTGATTCGAACTCATCAGTCAAATTCGGCCATCAGCCGACCAGTTCAATCGCATCAAGCAAAAGCTCAAGCAAAAGCCCCCGTGCAACCTCTCGAAAAAGCATTTATGATGATATCAGAAGTCAATTTCCCAACCTAACCCCCAGCTCTACTACTTCACAGTTTTACGAAAGCACGCCAGCTACTGAACAATCCTTTAATTGGACAACAGAAGACCACATCTCAGCTGGAACCCTTGAAACTCCAACTAGCCTTACAAACACTTCATATAAGAATGAGAATGCGCCTGGGAGCCTTTCTGATTCAAGGAAGTCCTCTGGTGGTAACAGCCTAAATAGCTTATCGTTTGATAAGCTAATTCTATCGTGGGATCCTACAGATCCTGATGAATGGACAATGCATCGCGTCACTTCGTGGTTTAAATTCCACGATTTTCCAGAATCCtggatattatttttcaaaaagcaTCAATTGTTTGGCCACAGGTTCATTAAGCTGCTTGCGTATGATAATTTCGCTGTTTATGAAAAGTATTTACCGCAGACGAAAACTGCTTCATATACCAAGTTTCAACAGTTACTGAAAAAAACGATGACCAAGAATGTAACAAATAGCCACATTCGTCAGAAGAGCGCGACCAAATTCAAAGGTTCCAGGTCTTCCAGTGAATCAATTAAatcaaaattgaaaaatagtAAATCACAAGaagatatttcaaattctagATCAACTTCTGAATCTGCATTAAGCCCAACAAAATCAGGCCCCTCCAAATCggatgaaaagaattttttacaTTCTACTCAAACACACCAGAAGACTAAAAGCGCAAGTTCACTATACAGAAGAAGTTTTATATCTCTAAGAGGCTCATCATCAAGCAATGCTTCCTCAGTGAAATCACCTTCAAACATTAAATTAAGTATACCGGCTCGGCCACACTCAATTATTGAATCTAACAATACACTTACCAGGTCAGCGACCCCACCCGCATCTCCTTCATATCCTAGCATTTTTAGAAGACATCATAAAAGTAGTTCATCTGAGTCGTCATTATTAAATTCCCTTTTCGGTGCCGGTATAGGCGAGGAACCTTCTACCAAGCCTAATCCGCAAGGTCATAGTTTGTCCAGTGAAAATTTGGCTAaaggaaaatcaaaacacTATGAAACTAACGTGTCTTCACCTTTAAAACAATCTTCACGACCCACTTCAGATGATAAAGGTAATTTATGgaataaattcaaaagaaaaagccaaATAGGAGTTCCCAGCCCAAATACGGTAGCTCATGTAGCATCTCAAGCAGCTCCGTctttaaaatcaaattcaagcACTGCCACTTTAACTGTACAAACGGGAGATGTAGCTGTACCATCACCATCTTCATCGCCACCGCTGATGcccaaaatttcaaacaaaagTTTGGAGGTTACCAACACCGAAGGTACACCTGAACTTTCTTCAACTACGACGTCTTCTAAAGAAACATACCTCGGTGGTGGTAATACAGACAAGACAGTTCCAGCGCCAGTAAATAATCAAAAATACAGTGTAAAAAACTTTCTATtggaacaaaaattttatccTATGAAGAAGACAACGttaaatgataatgaaaacaaatatattTTAGTTACCAAGgataatattaattttATTCCAGTGAACTTGAAAAGTGTGAAAAGATTATCTAATTTCAAAGAGGCTGCTCTCACAAAATTAGGAGTCAATCACAAAAATGTCACATTTCATATGACAGACTTTGATTGCGACATTGGTGCTGCCATTCCAGATGATACTTTGGAATTCTTAAGGAAAAGCTTGTTTTTGAACACTTctggaaaaatttatgTCAAAGACCAAATGAAACTCCAACAGAAACCGAAGGCTGCTCCTTTCAGTTCAGAAAATAATGTTCCTTTAAAGTCGGTAAAAAGCAAGAGTTCAATGAGATCCGGGACAAGCAGTTTGATAGCATCAACCGATGATGTTTCCATTGtcacttcttcttctgataTAACATCATTTGATGAACACACGTCAGGGAGTGGGCGCAGATATCCACAAACTCCTAGTTATTACTACGATAGGGTTCCCAATACTAATGCCAACGAGGAATTGAATTATTGGAATATTAAGGAAGTTCTTTCCCATGAGGAGAATGCACCTAAACTGGTGTTTAAAACAAGTCCAAAACTAGAACTCAACCTACCAGATAAAGCAAATAAATTGAACATTCCGACACCCATaacagaaaatgaaagcaaGAGTAGTTTTCAAGTGCTAAGAAAAGACGAGGGAACTGAAATTGATTTCAATCATCGGAGAGAGTCGCCTTATACAAAACCGGAATTGGCACCAAAAAGAGAAGCTCCAAAGCCTCCTACAAACACTTCTCCTCAGAGGACGCTATCAACTTCTAAACAGAGTAAACCAATTCGCCTAGTGAGGGCGAGTACAAAGATTTCGAGAAGTAAAAGATCTAAACCATTGCCGCCACAATTATTATCTTCTCCTATAGAGGCTAGCAGCTCGTCTCCTGATTCACTTACTTCCTCGTATACCCCGGCTTCGACTCATGTTCTAATACCGCAACCTTATAAGGGTGCAAACGATTCTAAGCGCAGATTGAAAACAGACCAGGACTCCACTAGTACTTCCCcctctttgaaattgaaacaaAAAGTGAATCGCTCAAATTCAACTGTATCAACTTCGAACTCAATCTTCTATTCTCCCTCACCATTACTAAAAAGAGGAAACTCAAAAAGAGTTGTTTCATCAACATCTGCAGCAGatatatttgaagaaaatgaaataacaTTCGCAGATGCGCCCCCAATGTCTGACAGTGATGAAAGTAGTGATAATGATTCCAGTTCATCCGATGACATTATCTGgtccaaaaagaaaacagcaCTTGAAACTAATAATGAAAGcaaaaaggatgaaaaaagtgatAATATTTCTACACATTCGGATGAGATATTCTATGATTCTGAAATGCAGGACAAAGttgagagaaaaatgacCTTTAGACCATCTCCGGAGGTTGTTTATCAGAATTTAGAGAAATTCTTTCCAAGGGCTAATTTAGATAAGCCAATTACTGAAGGAATAGCTTCACCAACATCTCCAAAATCCTTAGACAGCCTACTTTCACCAAGGAATATGTCTTCATCCAGGGCTGAGCCAAGCACTCCTTCACGTCCCGTCCCGCCTGATAGCTCATACGAGCTCACACAGGATGGACTTGGCGGTAAAAATAAACCATTGAATCAAACTAAGACACCTAAAAGAACGAAAACAATAAGAACCATTGCTCATGAAGCTAGCCTGGCGAGAAAAAACTCTGTAAAGTTGAAAAGGCAGAACACCAAAATGTGGGGGACAAGAATGGTCGAGGTGACCGAAAACCATATGGTGTCAATCAATAAAGCCAAAAATTCGAAAGGTGAATATAAGGAGTTTGCCTGGATGAAGGGTGAAATGATAGGAAAAGGTTCTTTCGGTGCAGTTTATTTATGTTTAAACGTTACTACAGGTGAGATGATGGCCGTTAAGCAGGTTGAAGTCCCTAAGTATAGTTCACAGAATGAGGCTATTCTAAGTACTGTGGAAGCGTTAAGATCTGAAGTGTCAACTTTAAAAGATTTGGATCATCTAAATATTGTTCAATATTTAGGTTTTGAGAATAAAAACAGCATTTACAGTTTGTTTTTAGAGTATGTTGCTGGTGGCTCCGTAGGATCTTTGATTAGGATGTATGGAAGATTCGATGAACCATTAATCAAGCATTTGACAACACAAGTATTGAAAGGATTGGCATATCTACACTCGAAAGGTATTCTCCATAGAGATATGAAAGCAGACAATTTACTTTTGGATCAAGATGGTATCTGCAAAATCAGTGACTTCGGcatttcaagaaaatcgAAGGATATATACTCTAATTCGGACATGACCATGCGAGGAACGGTCTTCTGGATGGCTCCTGAAATGGTTGATACAAAACAAGGCTACAGTGCGAAAGTTGATATATGGTCTCTAGGATGCATAGTTCTGGAAATGTTTGCTGGTAAGCGCCCATGGTCGAACTTAGAAGTTGTCGCAGCTATGTTCAAAATTGGAAAGTCGAAATCGGCACCACCAATTCCTGAGGATACCTTACCATTAATATCGCAGGTTGGGCGAAATTTTCTAGACGCATGTTTTGAAATAAATCCAGAGAAAAGGCCGACCGCTAATGAGCTTCTTTCTCATCCGTTCAGTGAAGTAGATGAAACATTTGATTTCAAATCTACCAGACTCGCGAAATTTATAAAGTCGAATGATAAGTTAAACTCTTCAAAATTGAGGATAACGTCTCAGGAGAACAAAACTGCATAG